In a single window of the Emys orbicularis isolate rEmyOrb1 chromosome 11, rEmyOrb1.hap1, whole genome shotgun sequence genome:
- the SF3B1 gene encoding splicing factor 3B subunit 1 isoform X3, which translates to MAKIAKTHEDIEAQIREIQGKKAALDEAQGVGLDSTGYYDQEIYGGSDSRFAGYVTSIAATELEDDDDDYSSTSLLGQKKPGYHAPVALLNDIPQSTEQYDPFAEHRPQKIADREDEYKKHRRMMIISPERLDPFADAVLLYASPVCILKGAVQHILCKLW; encoded by the exons ATGGCGAAGATCGCCAAGACCCACGAAG ATATTGAAGCACAGATTCGAGAAATTCAAGGAAAAAAGGCTGCCCTTGATGAAGCTCAGGGAGTAGGCCTTGATTCCACAGGATACTATGATCAAGAGATTTATGGTGGCAGTGACAGCAGGTTTGCTGGATATGTGACTTCTATTGCAGCAACTGAACTAGAAGAT GATGATGATGACTACTCCTCTACAAGTTTGCTTGGTCAGAAGAAGCCAGGGTACCATGCTCCAGTGGCATTACTTAATGACATACCACAGTCAACTGAACAG TATGATCCCTTTGCTGAACATCGTCCACAGAAGATTGCAGATCGAGAAGATGAATATAAAAAGCACAGACGGATGATGATAATTTCTCCTGAGCGTCTTGATCCTTTTGCAGATG CAGTACTGCTATATGCCAGTCCTGTCTGCATTCTTAAGGGTGCAGTTCAACACATCCTGTGTAAATTATGGTGA
- the SF3B1 gene encoding splicing factor 3B subunit 1 isoform X4 → MAKIAKTHEDIEAQIREIQGKKAALDEAQGVGLDSTGYYDQEIYGGSDSRFAGYVTSIAATELEDDDDDYSSTSLLGQKKPGYHAPVALLNDIPQSTEQYDPFAEHRPQKIADREDEYKKHRRMMIISPERLDPFADGRRTRK, encoded by the exons ATGGCGAAGATCGCCAAGACCCACGAAG ATATTGAAGCACAGATTCGAGAAATTCAAGGAAAAAAGGCTGCCCTTGATGAAGCTCAGGGAGTAGGCCTTGATTCCACAGGATACTATGATCAAGAGATTTATGGTGGCAGTGACAGCAGGTTTGCTGGATATGTGACTTCTATTGCAGCAACTGAACTAGAAGAT GATGATGATGACTACTCCTCTACAAGTTTGCTTGGTCAGAAGAAGCCAGGGTACCATGCTCCAGTGGCATTACTTAATGACATACCACAGTCAACTGAACAG TATGATCCCTTTGCTGAACATCGTCCACAGAAGATTGCAGATCGAGAAGATGAATATAAAAAGCACAGACGGATGATGATAATTTCTCCTGAGCGTCTTGATCCTTTTGCAGATG GTAGAAGGACAAGAAAATAA